Part of the bacterium genome is shown below.
TGAGTCTTAATACATTGAAATTTATAAGCAATTAACAATATTTGAAAGTTCGTTTTCGTTCATAGACCTATTTTCTTTCCTTTGCGTCCTTTGCGAAATCTTCCTTTGCGCTCTTTGCGGTTAAATCCTTATACCTTTAAAAAACTTGAACATCGAGTTATAACTACACAACACCTTATTTACCATAGCATCAATAGCTTCTCGCCCCCTCAGTTTACCCTTATTGAGCTTTTTACCTAAGGCATGGAGTTCTCCTTCAGCCTTCTGTAAATGACTTTCACGGGTTTCGGCATTCTGTCGAGCCAATTGCTCACTATGGATAATGAACTTACGAAAACTATACTCACGATCTTTATTGTCCTCGATCTTCCAGCACTCTTCGCAGGCCTTGTAAGTGTCAAGTTCTTTCAACACCTCCTTTTTCTTACGAGAACGCTCTTGGATAAAATTGAGTGTTGATTTTATTAGCCCTTCCAAATAGACAATCTTCTTTTCACCCCCACTGAAGGAACAAGAAGGTAATTGGTGTCAGGTCTGATTTTCTTAAATTTGGAAAAGTGCGTTCAAGAAATATCTGGAAAAGGGAAAAATGGGACTTGACACCATATAATTCCCGCAAACAAACTTTAACTAATGCCGAAAGGTTCATTACTCCACAATTAAAGGAATGGGAGGTGAAAATCCTGAATGCTCAAGATAAAATTGTCGAAATTGAGTATGAAATATTTTTAAAGGTTCGGACACAGATAATCACTGAGGTAAAACGGATTCAAAAGGTAGCTAATGCCATTGCCTTATTAGATGTTATTTTATCCCTTTTACAAGTAGCCGTTGAGAATGATTATATCCAGCCAGAGGTCAATAATGAAAATATCATTTCAATTAAAGATGGCAGACATCCAGTTGTAGAAAAGGTATTGGTCGGCGAACGGTTTGTGCCAAATGACAGAAATTCCCCAAGTTTTTTTGAGAGGATGATGGATAAGTAAGAAGTCGTAGATGAGGTAGTATTTCCCCTTTCCCCAAAAATCTCTTTTTGAGGTTAGTGTTTAATATTTTTGTTTAGGGAACTACCGCCTTTAATTTTTTTCTTCCTAATCCAATTAAAATACAATAAATTAGAGCAGTTTAAAAAAATGTAACTATTCACCACAGAGACGCAGAGGGCACGGAGAATGAACATATTATAAAGAGTGTAAGCGTTCAGGTATCAGGTATCGTAACCGTTCAGGTAGTCTGGTATCTGGGTGTCTAAGTGTCTGGGTTACATAGACTACCAGACACATAGACACCCTTTACGCAAAATTGTAGGATTTGTTACTATCCTGATTTCCTGGATGTTAACTGATTGCTGATACCTGATGGCTGAACGCTTACCAGGTATCAGGCTTCAGCCAGAAGCAGAAAGTCAAAGTGGTGAGGGGTAAGTCTACCTACTACTTTACAATTTTAGGCGTTCTTAACGGTTTTAAGCGTTATTCAACAGAGTTTAATCCGTTTTTGTACCCTAAACCTGATACCTGACGCCTGACACCTGAACGCTTACCAAGTTTAAACAGTTATTCCTAATACCTTATGTGCATGCTCTTCCTTTTCTTTAGCGAATTTTTCTTTGAATTCTAAAATAGCCGCCTTTAGTTCATCCTCAAGTGGTTGAGATAGAATTTTTTGTTCTCCAATTTCTTTACCTATTTGAGGATGATATTCATCCATAAATTTTAAAAATCCTTCTTCAAAAATAGAACATTCTTTAACTGGAAGGTCATCAAGATATCCATTTACGCCGGCATAGATAATCATTACCTGTTTTCCTAATGGCATAGGTAGATATTGGTCTTGTTTAAGGATTTCTACCATTCGTTCTCCACGAGATAGCAGATTTTGCGTTGTTTTATCGAGGTCCGATGAGAATTGGGCAAAGGCGGCTAATTCACGGTATTGAGCTAAGTCAAGCCGTAATTTACCTGCTACCTGACGCATCGCTTTAGTTTGAGCCGAAGAACCAACCCGTGAGACAGATAATCCCACATTAATTGCCGGTCTAACCCCTGAATAAAATAAGCCACCTTCTAAATAAATCTGGCCATCTGTAATTGAAATAACATTAGTTGGAATATAGGCAGAGACATCACCTGCCTGGGTTTCAATGACCGGTAGAGCAGTAAGTGAGCCGCCACCTTTTTCATCATTTAACTTTGCCGCTCGCTCAAGTAGTCTAGAATGAAGATAAAAAACATCACCGGGGTATGCCTCTCGACCTGGTGGTCTGCGAAGCAAAAGAGACATCTGGCGATAAGCAATAGCATGTTTTGATAAATCATCATAGATAACAAGGGCATGTCTGCCTGTATCCCGGAAATATTCTCCCATCGCACACCCCGAATAAGGGGCAATATATTGTAATGACACAGGTACATTAGCGGTGGCAGAAACAATAATAGTTTTATCCATTGCACCAGAATCCTCTAATACTTTAACTACCTGAGCTACGCTGGATTGCTTTTGTCCAATAGCCACATAGATACAATGGACATCTGTATCTTTTTGATTGAGGATTGTATCGACTAAAATAGCCGTTTTACCCAGCTGTCTATCACTGATAATCAGTTCGCGTTGTCCCCTACCAATAGGGATCATTGCATCTATTGCTTTGAGGCCGGTTTGGATAGGTTCTTTGACCGGGATCCGTTCGGTTACACCAGGGGCTCTTGATTCAATTGCCCTGAATTCCTTTGGTTTAATAGGTCCTTTTTCATCAATAGGTTCTCCGAGGGCATTTACTACCCGTCCGCACAATGCCTCGCCAACAGGGACTTCCACTGCCCGTCCGGTCAATTTAGCCTGATAGCCTTCTTTGATATTAATATCTGCCCCTAAAATAACAGCACCCACACAATCTTCTTCAAGATTTAACACCATTCCGTAAATACCTGCCTCCGGGAATTCGACTAATTCTCCAGCCATTGCATTTTCAAGACCATATATCCTGGCTATTCCATCGCCCACTTGAATAACAGTGCCTACTTCTTCTGTTTTTAGTTCCTTTTCATAGCCTGCAATCTGGTCTTTAATAATAGAACTAATTTCTGTTGCCTTTATTTCTGG
Proteins encoded:
- the atpA gene encoding F0F1 ATP synthase subunit alpha; translated protein: MPEIKATEISSIIKDQIAGYEKELKTEEVGTVIQVGDGIARIYGLENAMAGELVEFPEAGIYGMVLNLEEDCVGAVILGADINIKEGYQAKLTGRAVEVPVGEALCGRVVNALGEPIDEKGPIKPKEFRAIESRAPGVTERIPVKEPIQTGLKAIDAMIPIGRGQRELIISDRQLGKTAILVDTILNQKDTDVHCIYVAIGQKQSSVAQVVKVLEDSGAMDKTIIVSATANVPVSLQYIAPYSGCAMGEYFRDTGRHALVIYDDLSKHAIAYRQMSLLLRRPPGREAYPGDVFYLHSRLLERAAKLNDEKGGGSLTALPVIETQAGDVSAYIPTNVISITDGQIYLEGGLFYSGVRPAINVGLSVSRVGSSAQTKAMRQVAGKLRLDLAQYRELAAFAQFSSDLDKTTQNLLSRGERMVEILKQDQYLPMPLGKQVMIIYAGVNGYLDDLPVKECSIFEEGFLKFMDEYHPQIGKEIGEQKILSQPLEDELKAAILEFKEKFAKEKEEHAHKVLGITV